The following coding sequences lie in one Cyanobacterium sp. Dongsha4 genomic window:
- the nadC gene encoding carboxylating nicotinate-nucleotide diphosphorylase gives MIPNPLILDTLIKDWLLEDIGRGDRTTESIFGDNKIGKAHWIIKETGVIAGLPMAEKVFKMLDPMSKCERLVLEGEKQEKGTKILTIEGKISALLTGERVALNLVMRLSGIATEARKYVEAIQDYPTKLVDTRKTIPGLRILEKYASAVGGATNHRIGLDDGIMIKDNHIQGAGGIKEAVDKVRKNMPYPLSIEVETSDLTQVEDAIASGVEIIMLDNMAIETMKEAVKLIRKSNPLTKIEASGNVTLDNIQAIAATGVDYISTSAPITRSSWLDISMRM, from the coding sequence ATGATTCCTAATCCATTAATTTTAGATACCTTAATTAAAGACTGGCTGTTAGAAGATATTGGTAGAGGCGATCGCACTACAGAAAGTATATTTGGAGATAACAAAATTGGCAAAGCCCATTGGATTATTAAAGAAACAGGGGTAATAGCAGGTTTACCTATGGCCGAAAAGGTATTTAAAATGTTAGATCCTATGTCAAAATGTGAAAGATTAGTTTTAGAGGGAGAAAAGCAGGAAAAAGGGACAAAAATCTTGACTATAGAAGGGAAAATTTCAGCATTACTAACAGGAGAAAGAGTGGCTTTAAATTTAGTCATGCGGTTAAGCGGTATTGCGACAGAAGCCCGAAAGTATGTGGAGGCAATCCAAGACTATCCCACCAAATTAGTTGATACTCGTAAAACCATCCCCGGATTAAGGATTTTGGAAAAATATGCTTCTGCAGTTGGTGGGGCAACCAATCACCGTATTGGCTTAGATGATGGAATTATGATCAAAGACAATCATATTCAAGGAGCAGGGGGAATAAAAGAAGCAGTGGATAAAGTAAGAAAAAATATGCCTTATCCTTTAAGTATTGAGGTAGAAACCAGTGATTTAACTCAAGTAGAAGATGCGATCGCATCTGGGGTTGAAATTATAATGTTAGATAACATGGCCATAGAAACCATGAAAGAAGCGGTTAAACTAATAAGAAAAAGTAACCCCTTAACTAAGATAGAAGCATCGGGTAACGTTACTTTAGATAATATTCAAGCAATTGCTGCCACGGGAGTTGACTACATTTCCACCAGCGCACCTATCACTCGCTCATCATGGTTGGATATTAGTATGAGAATGTGA
- a CDS encoding peptide ligase PGM1-related protein, whose translation MAITPSEKERFKELQDKLRHCWQDRDILDEDDTDILVIPSFSIDQRVGRKVAGFLHYEERLLFSLIRLRNPHTRLIYITAQPLSPIIVDYYLQLLPGIPFSHARERLLLLTTYDSSLKPLTQKILERPRLVTKIKNSLRPNKSYMVCFNSTPLEEELSIKLDIPLLASSPELSYWGSKSGSREIFSQCNLLHPEGSQLVFTVDDLIRETAQLLIKKSHLKKVVIKLNEGFSGEGNAVLDISGISPLFSLDISLVKAENLIAQIIHEAKVQGEGETWQSYCDRILELGVIVEEFIEGEEKFSPSVQGYITPNGKVEILSTHDQILGGDEQQIYLGCSFPAHSSYRLQLQELGIKVGEELAKKGAMERFGVDFLAVQENNKWQLYAIEINLRKGGTTHPFMTLKFLTNGTYNYQDGLFYSPEEKVKYYLASDNLQKPNYHGLLPNDLMDIVTKHRLHFDSSTKTGTIFHLMGALSEFGKLGLTSIGNSRQEAINIYKNIETVLDLETAM comes from the coding sequence ATGGCAATTACTCCGTCAGAAAAAGAAAGATTTAAAGAATTGCAAGATAAACTACGTCATTGTTGGCAAGATAGAGATATTTTAGATGAAGATGATACAGATATATTAGTAATTCCTTCTTTTAGTATTGATCAAAGAGTTGGTAGAAAAGTAGCGGGGTTTTTGCATTATGAAGAAAGGCTCTTATTCTCCCTGATTCGTTTAAGAAATCCCCATACTCGCCTCATTTACATTACAGCCCAACCTTTATCTCCCATTATTGTTGACTATTATTTACAACTTCTCCCGGGTATCCCTTTTTCCCATGCTAGAGAAAGACTATTATTATTAACAACCTATGACAGTTCTCTTAAACCTCTAACACAAAAAATACTAGAAAGACCACGTTTGGTAACAAAAATTAAAAATTCTTTACGTCCCAACAAGAGTTATATGGTTTGTTTTAACTCTACTCCTTTGGAAGAAGAATTGTCCATCAAATTAGATATTCCTTTACTAGCTTCTAGCCCAGAATTAAGCTATTGGGGTTCAAAAAGTGGCAGTAGAGAAATCTTTAGTCAATGTAATTTACTTCACCCAGAAGGAAGTCAGTTAGTGTTTACCGTTGATGATTTAATTAGAGAAACAGCACAATTATTGATTAAAAAATCCCATTTAAAAAAAGTAGTAATTAAACTTAATGAGGGTTTTTCTGGAGAGGGTAATGCCGTTTTAGATATTAGTGGTATATCTCCTCTTTTTTCTCTCGATATATCTTTAGTAAAAGCAGAAAATTTAATCGCTCAAATTATTCACGAGGCTAAGGTGCAAGGGGAAGGAGAAACATGGCAGTCATACTGCGATCGCATCCTAGAGTTAGGAGTAATTGTAGAGGAATTTATTGAAGGAGAAGAAAAATTTTCTCCTAGTGTACAGGGCTACATTACACCTAATGGAAAAGTAGAAATATTATCCACCCATGACCAAATTTTAGGGGGAGATGAGCAACAAATTTATTTAGGATGTTCTTTTCCTGCCCATAGTAGCTATCGCTTACAACTGCAAGAATTAGGAATAAAAGTAGGAGAAGAATTAGCAAAAAAAGGAGCAATGGAAAGATTTGGAGTTGATTTTTTAGCAGTTCAAGAAAATAATAAATGGCAACTATATGCTATAGAAATAAATTTAAGAAAAGGTGGTACAACTCACCCTTTTATGACCTTAAAATTCTTAACAAATGGCACTTATAATTATCAAGATGGATTGTTTTATAGTCCCGAAGAAAAAGTAAAATATTACCTAGCATCAGACAATTTACAAAAACCTAATTATCATGGTTTATTACCCAATGATTTAATGGATATTGTCACAAAACACCGACTACATTTTGACAGTAGCACTAAAACAGGTACGATTTTTCATCTTATGGGTGCATTATCAGAATTTGGCAAATTAGGATTAACAAGCATCGGCAATTCCCGTCAAGAAGCTATTAACATTTATAAAAATATTGAGACAGTTTTAGATCTTGAAACTGCCATGTAA
- a CDS encoding AI-2E family transporter: protein MDFAKWISFCSVIILIYIIWQVRKILLLVFTAVVLAITLNLLVEKLCKLGLKRGYGVIVATVTFLVAIALFFVIIVPSLVFQFQELLTLLPQGIDKIIFQIENIKNNLSPEISDSFPDLEDILPQVQPIISDLLTRGFNFVSGFLGALLSGVLLIALTLMFLVEPTPYKQGFVRLFPAFYRRRIGGILNRTEKDLEEWLTDTFIKIIAVSILTFIVLFILGIPLIAVQALLAGILSFTPYIGPIFSVIFPVAIAFIYSPWKPWAILIIYILIFCGVDRIIIPKLRPHRVNLIPANIIIAEVIFASFLGLLGLFLVVPLTIISQILLEEILIKDIFDHWQRKN, encoded by the coding sequence ATGGATTTTGCCAAGTGGATCAGTTTTTGTAGTGTTATCATTCTTATCTATATCATTTGGCAAGTTAGAAAAATTTTGCTGTTGGTTTTTACGGCGGTTGTTTTAGCTATCACTCTTAACTTATTGGTAGAAAAACTATGTAAATTAGGTTTAAAAAGAGGTTATGGAGTCATTGTTGCTACCGTTACTTTTTTAGTTGCGATCGCACTTTTTTTTGTAATCATAGTACCATCTTTGGTTTTTCAGTTTCAGGAATTATTAACTCTTTTACCGCAAGGTATTGACAAAATCATATTTCAAATTGAAAATATCAAAAATAATTTATCACCTGAAATAAGTGATTCTTTTCCTGATTTAGAAGATATATTACCCCAAGTTCAGCCCATTATTAGTGATTTACTAACTAGAGGATTTAATTTTGTTTCTGGATTTTTAGGAGCTTTATTAAGTGGTGTTTTACTAATAGCATTAACCCTAATGTTTTTGGTTGAACCTACCCCTTATAAACAAGGATTTGTGCGTCTATTTCCTGCTTTTTATCGTCGGCGTATTGGTGGTATTCTTAACCGCACAGAAAAAGATTTAGAAGAATGGTTAACAGATACTTTTATCAAAATAATTGCCGTTAGTATTTTAACTTTTATTGTTCTTTTTATTCTCGGTATTCCCTTAATCGCTGTTCAAGCATTATTAGCAGGTATTTTGTCTTTTACCCCTTACATTGGACCTATTTTTAGTGTTATATTTCCAGTTGCGATCGCATTTATTTATTCTCCTTGGAAACCTTGGGCAATTTTAATAATTTATATCTTAATTTTTTGTGGTGTTGATAGAATTATTATCCCAAAATTAAGACCTCATCGAGTGAATTTAATACCAGCAAATATCATTATTGCTGAAGTTATTTTTGCCAGTTTTTTAGGATTATTAGGCTTATTTTTGGTTGTGCCATTAACTATTATCAGTCAAATATTATTAGAAGAAATTTTAATCAAAGATATTTTTGATCATTGGCAACGAAAAAATTAA
- a CDS encoding response regulator, translating to MSSHKVLVIDDSMVIRRTVKGMLPDDKFEVVEAKDGAQGLELIHTCNPNLIMLDFFLPKKSGYEVFQEIQKDPRLKAIPLLLMSGRKDEVTDKIPEPFEFFSFLEKPFDQKQLIQGIRESMEKSKKLAHLQPVASTTAQTTMDSGVDSEQLQKLQAQVQHLESEVAQMKKQINQLVSFIKKKLQ from the coding sequence GTGTCAAGTCACAAAGTATTAGTAATCGATGACAGTATGGTCATTAGAAGAACCGTCAAGGGTATGTTGCCCGATGATAAATTTGAGGTAGTTGAAGCCAAAGACGGCGCCCAAGGACTAGAATTAATTCATACTTGTAACCCTAACTTGATCATGTTAGATTTCTTTTTACCGAAAAAGAGTGGTTATGAAGTATTCCAAGAAATACAAAAAGATCCCCGTCTCAAAGCCATTCCCCTACTGTTAATGTCTGGGCGGAAAGATGAAGTAACTGATAAAATACCTGAACCCTTTGAATTCTTTTCATTTTTAGAAAAACCTTTTGATCAAAAACAGCTAATTCAGGGTATTCGGGAATCTATGGAGAAATCCAAGAAACTTGCCCATTTACAACCTGTAGCTAGTACCACTGCTCAGACTACTATGGATAGTGGTGTTGATAGTGAGCAATTACAGAAACTACAGGCTCAAGTTCAACATTTAGAGTCAGAAGTTGCACAAATGAAAAAACAAATTAATCAGTTAGTTTCTTTCATCAAGAAAAAATTACAGTAA
- a CDS encoding IS982 family transposase, producing MFNLDYLFCHVDDFCQQFEPQWQQKLISHGAVQRVRTKSLCLSEIMTILIAFHQNHYRNFKHFYLNHVQQYWTSAFPKLPSYQRFVQWIPSTIIPLCVYLKHCFGNCTGISFIDSTKIQVCHNRRIRQHKVFKNLAQRGKTSVDWFFGFKLHLVVNELGEIVNMSLTPGNVDDRKPVVDLLKELWGKVFGDRGYVSQKLATKLLKDFGIEFFAKPRRNMKNKLMRLHDKLLSRKRAIVETINDQLKNISQIEHSRHRSPINFCVNILCGLIAYCHQPKKPHLSLEWILPQSA from the coding sequence ATGTTTAATTTAGATTATTTATTTTGTCATGTCGATGATTTCTGCCAACAATTTGAGCCTCAATGGCAACAAAAACTTATCTCTCATGGTGCTGTCCAACGTGTTCGTACTAAAAGTCTCTGTTTAAGTGAAATTATGACTATTCTCATTGCTTTTCACCAAAATCATTACCGTAATTTCAAACATTTTTATCTTAATCACGTTCAACAATATTGGACTTCTGCTTTTCCCAAACTTCCCAGTTATCAACGTTTTGTCCAATGGATTCCATCAACGATTATTCCCTTGTGTGTTTACCTCAAGCACTGTTTTGGTAACTGTACCGGAATTAGTTTTATTGATTCTACTAAGATCCAAGTTTGTCATAATCGCCGTATTCGCCAACATAAAGTATTTAAAAATTTAGCTCAAAGAGGCAAAACCTCTGTGGATTGGTTTTTTGGTTTTAAACTCCATCTGGTAGTCAATGAACTGGGGGAAATTGTGAATATGAGTTTAACCCCAGGTAATGTCGATGACCGTAAACCTGTAGTCGATCTTTTAAAAGAGCTTTGGGGAAAAGTTTTTGGTGATAGAGGTTATGTCTCACAAAAATTAGCCACAAAGCTACTGAAAGATTTTGGTATTGAGTTTTTTGCTAAACCCAGACGCAATATGAAGAACAAATTAATGAGACTTCATGACAAACTTTTATCTCGGAAACGAGCGATTGTCGAAACAATCAATGATCAGCTCAAAAACATATCACAAATAGAACATTCTCGTCATCGTTCACCAATAAATTTCTGTGTCAATATATTATGTGGGTTAATCGCATATTGTCATCAACCAAAAAAGCCCCACCTTTCCTTAGAATGGATTTTACCTCAATCTGCTTAA
- a CDS encoding LL-diaminopimelate aminotransferase, producing the protein MQLSDRLKPLEKNVFADMDRAKTEAINLGKNIIDLSLGSSDLGTSEHIIKTIEESLHNSDNHGYLLHGGTANFRQIAANWYEKRFGVAVDWETEVLPLIGCQEGTAHLPLAIINQGDYALLLDPGYPSHAGGIYMAGGNIYPMPLLAENSFLPQFNEIPAAILSKAKMMVLSYPHNPTTAIASLDFFDSAFHFCQANNLVLVHDFPYMDIVFDENKAPSILQADRKKEISIEFFTFSKSYNMGGFRIGFAIGNSQLIKALKQIKSVVDFNQYKGILEGAITALTSSQECVAETVKIYRERRDFLVKELNNIGWHTPTPSATLYLWAKLPEKWRKDSIAFCVNLVKETGVALSPGAGFGSCGEGYVRFALVKPPEVLKEAVDKIASFLDSNSI; encoded by the coding sequence ATGCAGTTATCAGATAGACTAAAACCCCTAGAAAAAAATGTTTTTGCTGATATGGATAGGGCGAAAACAGAGGCGATAAATTTAGGAAAAAATATTATTGATTTGTCTTTAGGCTCGTCTGATTTGGGTACTTCTGAGCATATAATTAAAACCATAGAGGAATCTTTACATAATTCTGATAATCATGGTTATTTATTGCATGGTGGTACAGCTAATTTTCGGCAGATAGCCGCCAATTGGTATGAAAAAAGATTCGGAGTTGCTGTAGATTGGGAAACAGAAGTTTTGCCCTTAATTGGTTGTCAGGAAGGTACTGCCCATCTACCTTTAGCTATTATAAACCAAGGTGACTATGCTCTTTTATTAGATCCGGGTTATCCTTCCCATGCAGGGGGTATTTATATGGCGGGGGGGAATATTTATCCTATGCCTTTATTAGCTGAAAATAGTTTTTTACCTCAGTTTAATGAAATTCCTGCGGCGATACTTTCTAAAGCAAAAATGATGGTTTTGAGTTATCCCCATAACCCTACAACTGCGATCGCATCTTTAGATTTTTTTGACTCTGCATTTCATTTTTGTCAGGCAAATAATTTAGTTTTAGTCCATGATTTTCCCTATATGGATATAGTTTTCGATGAAAATAAAGCACCATCTATTTTACAAGCTGATAGAAAAAAAGAAATATCGATAGAATTTTTTACCTTTTCTAAATCTTATAATATGGGGGGTTTTAGAATAGGTTTTGCTATCGGTAATTCTCAATTAATTAAAGCATTAAAACAAATTAAATCGGTAGTTGATTTTAATCAGTATAAAGGTATATTAGAAGGGGCAATAACTGCTTTAACTTCTTCTCAAGAATGTGTTGCTGAGACGGTAAAAATTTACCGAGAAAGAAGAGATTTTTTGGTGAAAGAATTAAATAATATTGGTTGGCATACTCCTACCCCTTCGGCTACTCTTTATCTCTGGGCAAAATTACCAGAAAAATGGCGGAAAGATTCGATCGCATTTTGTGTAAACTTAGTAAAGGAAACAGGGGTGGCTTTATCTCCCGGTGCTGGTTTTGGTAGTTGTGGAGAAGGATATGTGAGATTTGCTTTAGTAAAACCTCCTGAAGTTTTAAAAGAAGCCGTTGACAAAATAGCCTCTTTTCTTGATAGCAATTCTATTTGA
- a CDS encoding DUF2283 domain-containing protein, giving the protein MIRISEYDPEVDAIYVQLHEDDVLDSEEIEKGIIVDYNKYNKVIGFELLGIRNISISSLQSLKSLLSSDEIAMLQEFNIFSQIFLMVF; this is encoded by the coding sequence ATGATTAGAATTAGTGAATATGACCCTGAAGTTGATGCTATATATGTACAGTTACATGAAGATGATGTTTTAGATTCTGAAGAAATAGAAAAAGGTATAATTGTTGATTATAATAAATATAATAAGGTCATTGGTTTTGAGTTATTGGGAATACGCAATATTAGTATTTCATCACTTCAATCTTTAAAATCTCTCCTATCATCAGATGAGATTGCTATGTTACAGGAGTTTAATATTTTTAGCCAAATCTTCTTAATGGTTTTTTAA
- the lipA gene encoding lipoyl synthase codes for MTVTSSPTSDLINLPSWLRAPIGKASEISRVQKIVKQRKIHTICEEGRCPNRGECYSQGTATFLLMGDVCTRNCGFCQVEKGKAPMILDENEPQKVAEAVNLLGLKYVVLTSVARDDLADGGAFWFVRVMEAIRKMNPDTLIEVLTPDFGTGKNALQQQWESVKTIVKANPACYNHNLETVARLQNPVRKGGKYHRSLRVLEIVKEINPNIPTKSGLMLGLGETLAEIIATLEDLRKIKCDRITLGQYLRPSLAHLPVQKYWTPDEFEELGKIASSLGFSHVRSAPLVRSSYHAHES; via the coding sequence ATGACCGTAACAAGCTCTCCTACCTCCGATTTAATTAATTTGCCTTCTTGGTTACGTGCTCCCATTGGTAAAGCATCAGAGATTTCAAGGGTTCAAAAAATTGTCAAACAAAGAAAAATTCATACAATTTGCGAAGAAGGACGTTGCCCTAATCGGGGAGAGTGTTATAGTCAGGGTACAGCAACATTTTTGCTGATGGGGGATGTATGTACTCGTAACTGTGGTTTTTGTCAGGTAGAAAAGGGTAAAGCACCCATGATATTAGATGAAAATGAGCCGCAAAAGGTGGCAGAGGCCGTTAATTTATTGGGATTAAAATACGTAGTTTTAACCTCCGTGGCAAGGGATGACTTGGCTGATGGGGGTGCGTTTTGGTTTGTAAGGGTAATGGAAGCGATTAGAAAAATGAATCCTGATACTTTAATAGAGGTGCTAACTCCCGATTTTGGTACGGGAAAAAATGCTTTACAACAGCAGTGGGAGAGCGTTAAAACCATTGTAAAAGCAAATCCTGCTTGTTATAATCATAATCTGGAAACGGTGGCAAGATTACAAAATCCTGTGCGTAAGGGAGGGAAATACCATCGCTCTCTACGAGTATTGGAGATTGTTAAAGAGATAAATCCTAATATTCCTACTAAATCAGGGTTAATGTTAGGATTAGGAGAAACCTTAGCGGAAATTATTGCTACTTTGGAAGATTTAAGAAAAATAAAGTGCGATCGCATCACCTTGGGGCAGTATCTCAGACCATCTTTAGCCCATTTACCCGTACAAAAGTATTGGACTCCCGATGAATTTGAAGAATTAGGGAAAATAGCTTCTTCTTTAGGCTTCAGTCATGTGCGTAGTGCGCCTTTAGTGCGTAGTTCTTACCATGCCCACGAGTCATGA
- a CDS encoding DUF4258 domain-containing protein — translation MQYLFSNHAKQQLKSYGRKQIKLEWIEQVIKNPDYIEVYDNLDITICETCCWKRIKEYSNRALKVVYNHRKNPPLIITVYFDRNYKHD, via the coding sequence TTGCAATATCTTTTCTCTAATCACGCTAAACAGCAATTAAAAAGTTATGGTAGAAAACAAATAAAGTTAGAATGGATTGAACAGGTAATTAAGAATCCAGACTATATAGAAGTTTATGATAACCTCGACATTACAATTTGTGAAACTTGTTGCTGGAAACGTATTAAAGAATATAGTAATAGGGCTTTGAAAGTTGTTTATAATCACAGAAAAAATCCACCATTAATTATTACAGTTTATTTTGATAGGAATTACAAACATGATTAG
- a CDS encoding thioredoxin family protein yields MSKVIEIEDSQFKSAVIEENQPVLAYFWAQWCGPCRLVSPSISWIAETYSDRLKVVKLEVDASPESVSQCKVEGVPALRLFKQGEVVKSHEGAIGKDKLKEFVEAVV; encoded by the coding sequence ATGAGTAAAGTAATTGAAATTGAAGATTCCCAGTTCAAGAGTGCAGTTATAGAAGAAAATCAGCCTGTTTTGGCTTATTTTTGGGCTCAATGGTGTGGTCCTTGTCGTTTAGTTTCTCCTTCTATTAGTTGGATAGCAGAAACTTACAGCGATCGCCTCAAGGTGGTAAAATTGGAAGTAGATGCTAGTCCTGAAAGTGTATCTCAATGCAAAGTGGAGGGTGTTCCTGCGTTAAGATTATTTAAACAGGGTGAAGTGGTTAAAAGTCATGAAGGTGCTATTGGTAAAGATAAACTCAAAGAGTTTGTGGAAGCGGTAGTTTAA
- the dndD gene encoding DNA sulfur modification protein DndD yields MLIFKELILENFGPYQGRNIINLAPENNDDAPIILFGGMNGGGKTTLMDSMRLALYGRRAECSSRENLSYRDFLNQCINKNIKLGEKTTVELTFEHIVNNQWKELKIIRFWEKNGRDGSDNLSILEDNYPELNLTENWDDYIEKFLPLGISSLFLFDGEQVKELAEQELPTASVKDAIKSLLGLELADKLALDLDVLVNRKQKDIDKYSSSSELVDFENNLSKLEAEKRDLLQDLKKEESQLRKLQKNYQQVSQNLRDIGIKVATEKEQLKGKKALLENKIETLRSHLKSLSAKLLPLGLIQKLLDDLDIQLKEQSRLKSLYIAHTLWQEKDYKLLDFLEKININNEIYQQIKDYLDKEQFTISQQLNSQTIYLPIEDNTLTNFEHKFHQILPLQQEEAQKIIKELNQEEEELILTEQLLAQMDSPAQYKQLEKECQKQETTLISLKSKCETLKKDIDNITQKIIEARKKLGSYGEDKLKNQQIKHILDVLPKVKQTLTLFQEKLTLRKLNKLESEVTNCFRYLLHKSNFISKVAIASDTFALSLYNEQGNLIEKNRLSAGEKQILAISLLWGLARVSEKNLPIAIDTPLGRLDSSHRYNLIERYFPTASHQVILLSTDTEIGEKEVNFLREKQVIAKEYLLEHDNKKNQTRIKEGYFW; encoded by the coding sequence ATGCTCATATTTAAAGAATTAATTTTAGAAAATTTTGGACCTTATCAAGGAAGAAATATTATTAATTTAGCTCCAGAAAATAATGATGATGCTCCAATTATTCTTTTTGGAGGGATGAATGGTGGCGGCAAAACTACTCTTATGGATAGTATGAGATTGGCTCTTTATGGTAGAAGAGCAGAATGTAGTAGTCGTGAAAACTTAAGTTATAGAGATTTTTTAAATCAGTGTATTAATAAAAATATTAAATTAGGAGAAAAAACAACCGTAGAATTAACGTTTGAGCATATAGTTAATAACCAATGGAAAGAATTAAAAATAATTCGTTTTTGGGAAAAAAATGGTCGTGATGGAAGTGATAATTTAAGTATTTTAGAGGATAATTATCCTGAGCTAAATTTAACAGAAAATTGGGATGATTATATTGAAAAATTTTTACCTTTGGGTATTTCTAGTTTATTTTTGTTTGATGGGGAGCAAGTTAAAGAGTTAGCCGAACAAGAATTGCCGACTGCATCTGTGAAAGATGCGATTAAATCTTTGTTAGGATTAGAATTAGCTGATAAACTAGCCCTTGATTTGGATGTTTTAGTCAATCGTAAACAAAAAGATATTGATAAGTATTCTAGTAGTTCTGAATTGGTAGATTTTGAAAATAATTTATCAAAATTAGAAGCGGAAAAAAGAGATTTACTGCAAGATTTAAAAAAAGAAGAATCCCAATTAAGAAAACTACAGAAAAATTATCAGCAAGTCTCACAAAATTTACGAGATATAGGTATAAAAGTAGCCACTGAAAAAGAACAATTAAAAGGGAAAAAGGCTCTTTTAGAAAATAAAATTGAAACATTGCGATCGCATCTTAAAAGTTTATCAGCTAAACTATTACCATTAGGTTTAATACAAAAATTGTTGGATGATTTAGATATACAATTAAAAGAACAATCTCGATTGAAAAGTTTGTACATTGCTCATACTTTATGGCAGGAAAAAGATTATAAACTATTAGATTTTTTAGAGAAAATAAATATTAATAATGAAATCTATCAACAAATAAAAGATTACTTAGATAAAGAACAATTTACTATCAGTCAACAACTTAATTCTCAAACAATTTATTTACCCATAGAAGACAATACTTTAACTAATTTTGAGCATAAATTTCACCAAATATTACCCCTTCAACAAGAAGAAGCACAAAAAATAATTAAAGAATTAAATCAAGAAGAAGAAGAATTAATTTTAACAGAGCAACTTTTAGCTCAAATGGATTCTCCTGCCCAATATAAACAACTAGAAAAAGAATGTCAAAAACAGGAAACTACCTTAATTTCTCTTAAAAGTAAATGTGAAACCTTGAAAAAAGACATTGATAATATCACACAAAAAATCATAGAAGCTAGAAAAAAACTAGGTAGTTATGGAGAAGATAAGCTGAAAAATCAACAAATTAAACATATCTTAGATGTGTTACCAAAAGTCAAACAAACTCTCACTCTTTTTCAAGAAAAATTAACCCTAAGAAAATTAAATAAACTTGAATCAGAAGTTACTAATTGTTTTCGTTATTTACTCCATAAATCTAACTTTATCAGCAAAGTTGCGATCGCATCTGATACTTTTGCACTATCATTATATAACGAACAAGGAAACTTAATCGAGAAAAATAGACTATCAGCAGGAGAAAAGCAAATATTAGCGATTTCATTACTATGGGGATTAGCAAGAGTTTCCGAAAAAAATCTACCCATTGCCATCGATACCCCATTAGGAAGATTAGATTCATCTCATCGTTATAACCTTATCGAGCGTTATTTTCCTACAGCTTCTCATCAAGTTATATTACTATCAACAGACACAGAAATAGGAGAAAAAGAGGTCAATTTTTTGAGAGAAAAACAGGTTATTGCAAAAGAATATTTATTAGAACATGATAATAAGAAAAATCAGACACGAATTAAAGAGGGATATTTTTGGTAA